The DNA window CATCCAGCCCATTCATTTCCGGTAACATAATATCTAAAATTACCAGATCAAAATCATTGGCTTCCACCAGCTGTACTCCGGTACGTCCGTCAAAAGCCACTGAAATCTCATAGCCTTTTTCCTGAAGTCCTTTTTTAATAAAAGATACAACACTGGTTTCGTCTTCGATCAGAATAATTTTTTTCATAAGTAACGAATTTCACAAAAATAACAAAAAGAAAGGAAACATTCCGAAGGTATATACGATGTGATTTTAAATGAAATGATTTTAAAGTTGTTGAAAACTATTGAGAATAATACTACATTTGTTGTTATAAGCAAATAATGAAAACAGTTCAGGTTAAATTTTAATAGTATGAATGATTTTTTAATAGGTATTGGAAAAAGATTAAAAGATATTAGAAAGAAAAATAATTTAACGATCAATGAACTGGCTTTTAAGGCCAATGTGAGTAATGGTCTTGTATCCCGGATCGAAAACGGAAGAACAATTCCTTCTCTTCCTGTTCTGTTGGATCTCATTCAGTCATTAGAAATAGACGCAAGCTTTTTTTTCGAAGGCGTTGAAAAAAAATCAAATGCTAAGTTTATCTATTTACCAAAAGATAGCCAGCAGCTTATTGAAAAAGAAGTGGAAGCTGAAGGCTTTAAATATCTGCACATTTTCAGTAAAAGTCTTCATTCATTAGGTTTTGAAGCTGTTTTATTAACTCTTGAACCCAATTCTAAAAGAGAAAAGGTAATTACGGATGCCTGGGAATTTAAATATATTTTAAAAGGCGAGGTAAAGTATCTGATCGATAATGAGGAAATAATTCTAAAGGAAGGAGATTCATTATATTTCAATGGAAAATTGCCACACGTCCCGGTAAGCATCAGTGATGAAAGCTGCATCATGCTGGTTCTTTATTTCTATTCTGATAAATAGCAACATTCTTTATTTTGTTCCTTATATAGTTGTCAGTTTTACTGTCTTCTTTTTTTAAAAAGTTTACAAATACTCAACTTCCGGTTTTTTGCACTTCATTAAAATTAATGGAGAATTAACGGATTTCCTATCAAATACCATTCGTCTCCTTTTTCATTTAAACTTACAAAAACCATGTAACATACTGTTTAAGGGTATTATTTAAACATTTATTAGATTTTCATAGAACTATTTTTTGTAAGAAATACTTAACAAATCGCCTCTATTTGTTAATCATTACTTAATATCAAATATTTACATATATTAAAATTATTAGCTTGTTTTGCATAAAAATTTAATATTTGTAAAAATGGAAACAAAATTAAAGAAATTACTACTCCTTATTTTTCTTTGTTTCATTGGTTGGGTTTCGGCTCAAAAAAAATCTGTTACGGG is part of the Chryseobacterium paludis genome and encodes:
- a CDS encoding helix-turn-helix domain-containing protein; the protein is MNDFLIGIGKRLKDIRKKNNLTINELAFKANVSNGLVSRIENGRTIPSLPVLLDLIQSLEIDASFFFEGVEKKSNAKFIYLPKDSQQLIEKEVEAEGFKYLHIFSKSLHSLGFEAVLLTLEPNSKREKVITDAWEFKYILKGEVKYLIDNEEIILKEGDSLYFNGKLPHVPVSISDESCIMLVLYFYSDK